Proteins from a genomic interval of Bacteroidales bacterium:
- a CDS encoding HAMP domain-containing histidine kinase, whose amino-acid sequence MSVYSTKTKWKWAMFLIVIGIIAATIWYNNKLVRQFILDEQKNLIIWADAIRHRAELVESTEEFFAKLEEEERAKVEVLAHSTRMAAITESSEDRAFYLKIISNNTTIPVIQTDRSFNVLSGRNLDFDIDTVPVLKGNLKKEFTVYEPIQISSHGIVNYLFYKDSQHFTALREYLERLIHDFFAETVINSASVPVIITDSTKTHIINTANISPQFVKDTVYLLKTVESMHSASSPIELKLTDNKNYIFYSESEYIGQLKTFPIVQFVILFLFFLISYFLFYTARRSEENQIWAGLAKETAHQLGTPLSSIMAWVELLKLNGEEEIAEEIGKDVIRLGTITKRFSKIGSVPTPELANISLVIEDSINYLKKRTSDKILFVLNKPKEDIIIPLCVELFEWVIENICKNAVDAMSGKGTVTIDIFQEGKYCVIDISDTGKGIPRSKQKEIFNPGITSKERGWGLGLSLAKRIVENMHNGRIFVKSSTINKGTTFRILLNMK is encoded by the coding sequence ATGAGTGTTTATTCTACGAAAACGAAATGGAAATGGGCAATGTTTCTTATTGTAATTGGTATTATTGCGGCTACAATATGGTATAACAATAAGTTGGTGCGCCAATTCATTCTGGATGAACAAAAAAACCTTATTATTTGGGCAGATGCTATAAGGCATAGAGCCGAACTGGTTGAGTCAACAGAAGAATTTTTTGCAAAATTAGAAGAAGAAGAACGTGCAAAAGTTGAAGTTTTAGCTCATTCGACGAGAATGGCAGCAATAACGGAAAGTAGCGAAGACAGAGCCTTTTATTTAAAAATCATTTCAAACAATACAACTATTCCGGTTATCCAAACGGATAGATCTTTTAATGTTCTCAGCGGCAGAAATCTTGATTTTGATATTGATACCGTTCCGGTTCTAAAAGGAAATTTAAAAAAAGAATTTACTGTTTACGAACCTATTCAAATATCGTCGCATGGAATAGTTAATTATTTGTTTTACAAAGATTCCCAGCATTTTACTGCTTTACGCGAATATCTTGAACGTTTAATTCATGATTTCTTTGCTGAAACGGTTATAAACTCGGCTTCGGTACCTGTTATTATTACCGACAGTACTAAAACGCACATTATTAATACGGCAAATATTTCTCCTCAATTTGTAAAAGACACAGTTTATCTTTTAAAAACAGTAGAGTCAATGCACTCTGCAAGTTCGCCGATAGAATTGAAACTTACTGACAATAAAAATTATATATTTTATTCGGAATCCGAATATATTGGCCAATTAAAAACTTTTCCTATAGTTCAGTTTGTAATATTATTCCTTTTCTTCTTAATTAGTTATTTTTTATTTTATACAGCGCGCCGTTCGGAAGAAAATCAGATTTGGGCAGGACTGGCTAAAGAAACCGCTCATCAATTGGGAACGCCGCTTTCGAGTATTATGGCCTGGGTTGAATTACTTAAACTGAACGGAGAAGAAGAAATTGCCGAAGAAATCGGTAAAGATGTCATCCGTTTAGGAACCATCACCAAAAGATTTTCTAAAATAGGCTCCGTTCCTACGCCGGAACTTGCAAATATCAGTTTAGTTATTGAAGATTCGATAAATTATCTCAAGAAACGTACTTCAGATAAAATTTTGTTCGTTCTAAACAAACCTAAAGAAGATATTATTATTCCTTTATGTGTAGAATTGTTTGAGTGGGTTATTGAAAATATTTGTAAAAATGCCGTAGATGCCATGAGCGGTAAAGGAACCGTTACTATAGATATTTTTCAGGAAGGAAAATACTGTGTTATAGATATTAGCGATACAGGAAAAGGTATTCCGAGATCAAAACAGAAGGAAATTTTTAATCCCGGAATTACCTCAAAAGAACGCGGCTGGGGACTCGGATTGTCGCTCGCAAAACGAATTGTAGAAAATATGCATAACGGAAGAATCTTTGTAAAATCTTCGACAATAAACAAAGGCACTACCTTTAGAATTTTACTGAATATGAAATAA
- a CDS encoding TMEM165/GDT1 family protein has translation MFVVLLQGILLGLVISISAGPSFFALVQIGIQRGFKYGLSMSLGITLSDLTLIIVSYYGLASYINANENAGIIGTIGGIILILYGGYSVITARKKKDKKIIVTEEFETEEGNEYLKPIPKPVSKRKKEQAENNPSVYVKKDKTSKFSKFFGPEAGVLTYFLKGYFINILNPVVLILWAGAVVTVTSMSNENTVRENVFVFFLGSIVMLLIFNILKVLLGKQIKNFLKPKVIEWINIIIGIIFAICGFILIIRVLFFM, from the coding sequence ATGTTTGTTGTTCTGCTACAAGGTATATTGTTAGGTCTTGTGATATCTATATCTGCCGGACCTTCTTTCTTTGCTTTAGTACAAATCGGAATACAGCGCGGTTTTAAGTACGGGCTTTCTATGTCTTTAGGTATTACATTAAGCGATCTAACACTTATAATTGTAAGTTATTATGGATTGGCTTCTTATATCAATGCAAATGAAAATGCCGGTATTATCGGTACTATAGGAGGAATTATTTTAATACTTTATGGAGGATATTCTGTAATTACTGCAAGAAAGAAGAAAGATAAAAAAATTATTGTTACGGAAGAATTTGAAACGGAAGAAGGTAATGAATATCTTAAACCGATTCCTAAACCTGTTTCTAAAAGAAAAAAGGAACAGGCTGAAAATAACCCTTCCGTATATGTCAAAAAAGATAAAACGTCTAAGTTTAGTAAATTTTTTGGTCCGGAAGCCGGTGTTTTAACCTATTTTTTAAAAGGCTATTTTATCAACATATTAAATCCGGTTGTTTTAATTTTATGGGCAGGAGCTGTTGTTACAGTTACGTCTATGTCTAACGAAAATACTGTTAGAGAGAATGTTTTTGTTTTCTTTTTGGGAAGTATAGTAATGTTACTTATTTTTAATATTCTTAAAGTGTTGTTAGGCAAACAAATAAAAAACTTCTTAAAACCGAAAGTCATAGAATGGATAAATATAATCATAGGAATTATATTTGCAATTTGTGGCTTTATTTTAATTATCAGAGTATTATTTTTTATGTAA
- a CDS encoding DUF308 domain-containing protein, translating to MNAFFKKSWVTMLVNGIIAAIIGILLLFVKGDAINVLIKWLGIVFIIVAATLIGVDIYSAVKKRYWGSLTFVSVFLLVAGIIFAIMPGQVWKFIAVVIGIWAILTGVFQIITTIKYKSYVPHNTITIVNGILLVALGILFVFYMDNVKNAITYIAGAFLIISGIWEIFNAFRFKKISNIIENDDIEYKG from the coding sequence ATGAATGCATTCTTTAAAAAATCATGGGTAACAATGTTGGTTAACGGTATAATTGCCGCTATCATAGGAATTCTTCTTCTTTTTGTTAAAGGAGACGCAATTAATGTACTTATAAAATGGCTTGGTATAGTTTTTATTATTGTTGCTGCCACATTAATAGGAGTTGATATTTATTCTGCAGTAAAAAAACGTTATTGGGGTTCTCTAACATTTGTAAGTGTGTTTCTGTTAGTTGCCGGAATTATTTTTGCAATAATGCCGGGTCAGGTTTGGAAATTTATTGCCGTAGTAATTGGAATTTGGGCAATATTAACTGGAGTTTTTCAAATTATTACAACAATAAAATATAAATCATACGTACCGCATAACACTATTACAATAGTAAATGGTATCTTGTTAGTAGCTTTAGGTATATTATTCGTATTTTATATGGATAATGTAAAAAATGCCATTACTTACATTGCCGGTGCTTTTCTTATTATTTCCGGAATATGGGAAATCTTTAATGCCTTTAGATTCAAGAAAATTTCGAATATTATT
- a CDS encoding T9SS type A sorting domain-containing protein: protein MFKRIKTFLLICLIANTVAVCQISQGGLPKSFAYPSIISSEEIIDIKIDVQKLNETRKDECKEGCAKHVGNFIENEISIKDFNRKIIMPDGSVTYLISFRLEEAQAVGISFSEIFIPENAKLFVYNSSFQDVYGSFDQSNVLKDGSFTIRPVSGNVIHLEINCEKENAKELYFVIDGFAYFFETDFFNNNKSSLYGESGDCQVNINCPEGLSVRKTADAVVKIIVYGSGSYFLCTGTLVNNTKQDRTPYLLSAQHCARYTNAVSQYHKWQFYFSYEVPECTGIQTPIEDKTLIGCSPVALMPLEYPNSSDFLLVKLLDSIIPSDYNPYFAGWDATDNNVSEAKSVHHPNGDVKKVSVTNTFSSSMWPNSNSTKQTHLRVIWEETESGYGTTEGGSSGAPLLNQQGNIIGTLTGGDASCNRLTGPDYYGKFSFSWKSNDVSGNDSTRRLDCWLDPIDSGSLTLEGFSDNINVGSLMYSLNNSTNYAYGNPTIIVGDKILFKASLYGDPDFCYWEFEGAEPSFSNEFEPKEIVYNNYGQYSINLTLYKEGFTPKVFTFYDYVKVTPDFFPNPFENMVTIVFSKEIDSNVEDLNFKEFRLIDMNGKKAHFPNKIERKYNILNLYFDNLIDGVYILQLVSEENIINIKLLKTNNNQ, encoded by the coding sequence ATGTTTAAAAGAATAAAAACATTCTTATTAATTTGTTTAATCGCAAATACAGTAGCAGTTTGTCAAATCTCTCAGGGCGGATTACCTAAAAGTTTTGCATATCCCAGCATCATTTCTTCAGAGGAAATTATCGACATAAAAATAGATGTGCAAAAACTTAATGAAACTCGTAAAGACGAATGCAAAGAAGGTTGTGCAAAACATGTCGGAAATTTTATCGAAAATGAAATCTCAATAAAAGATTTTAATCGTAAAATTATAATGCCCGACGGCAGCGTAACTTATTTAATATCTTTCCGATTGGAAGAAGCGCAGGCTGTCGGAATTTCTTTTTCCGAAATATTTATCCCCGAAAATGCTAAGCTCTTTGTTTATAATTCATCTTTTCAAGACGTTTACGGTTCTTTTGATCAATCAAATGTTTTGAAAGACGGTTCTTTCACAATTCGTCCGGTTTCCGGAAATGTTATTCATTTGGAAATTAATTGTGAAAAAGAAAATGCGAAAGAACTTTATTTTGTTATTGACGGGTTTGCGTATTTCTTCGAAACGGATTTCTTCAACAATAATAAAAGTTCACTCTATGGAGAGTCGGGAGATTGTCAGGTAAATATAAATTGTCCGGAAGGATTATCCGTTAGAAAAACTGCCGATGCTGTTGTTAAAATAATTGTTTACGGCTCGGGAAGTTATTTTTTATGTACGGGCACCTTGGTTAATAATACTAAACAAGACAGAACTCCGTATTTATTATCGGCGCAACACTGTGCAAGATACACAAATGCAGTATCGCAATATCATAAGTGGCAATTCTACTTTTCTTATGAAGTCCCGGAATGTACGGGAATTCAAACGCCGATTGAAGATAAAACTCTTATAGGTTGTTCTCCTGTGGCTTTAATGCCTCTTGAATATCCTAATAGTTCCGACTTTTTGTTGGTAAAACTCCTCGACTCTATAATTCCTTCTGATTATAATCCGTATTTTGCCGGTTGGGATGCTACGGACAATAATGTTTCGGAAGCAAAAAGTGTTCATCATCCTAATGGAGATGTAAAAAAAGTATCGGTTACAAATACTTTTAGTTCAAGTATGTGGCCGAATTCCAACAGTACAAAACAAACTCATTTGAGAGTAATTTGGGAAGAAACGGAATCCGGATACGGTACCACCGAAGGAGGATCTTCCGGTGCGCCCTTACTTAATCAGCAAGGAAATATAATAGGAACATTAACCGGCGGAGACGCTTCATGCAATAGACTTACGGGTCCCGATTATTATGGAAAATTTTCTTTTTCATGGAAAAGCAATGATGTTAGCGGAAATGATTCGACAAGAAGGCTTGATTGCTGGCTCGATCCCATTGATTCGGGGTCACTTACCTTGGAAGGATTCAGCGATAATATAAATGTCGGCTCTTTGATGTATTCACTAAATAATTCAACTAACTATGCATACGGTAATCCTACAATAATTGTCGGTGATAAAATTCTTTTCAAAGCGTCTTTATATGGAGATCCCGACTTCTGTTATTGGGAATTTGAAGGAGCCGAGCCGTCTTTTTCAAATGAATTCGAGCCTAAAGAAATTGTGTATAATAATTATGGGCAATATTCGATAAATCTTACTTTATACAAGGAAGGATTTACTCCAAAGGTTTTTACTTTTTATGATTATGTAAAAGTTACTCCCGACTTTTTCCCGAATCCCTTTGAAAATATGGTTACTATTGTTTTCAGCAAGGAAATCGATTCAAATGTGGAAGATTTGAATTTCAAAGAATTCCGATTAATTGATATGAATGGAAAGAAAGCACATTTTCCAAATAAAATAGAACGAAAATACAATATTCTAAACCTTTATTTCGATAATTTAATAGATGGTGTTTATATCTTACAATTAGTTTCCGAAGAAAATATCATCAATATTAAACTTTTAAAAACAAACAATAATCAGTAA
- the hemW gene encoding radical SAM family heme chaperone HemW: MLPESSIYIHFPFCKSKCYYCNFFSETNSVIKPEDYINLLIKEASQRNDYLNNSIVKSIYLGGGTPSLFSPQLISELLNRLYKIFNISENAEITIEVNPDDITDEYVKFLASNTKINRISIGIQSFNDKELKLINRRHSSRKAMESLEIISKHFDNFSLDLIYGLPSQDLESLNRNIEMALRFKPKHISVYSLTIEKGTPLFNDIQKKEINIPGEDDEVNFYFFIADRLKENGYDHYEISNYSLDGFKSKHNSAYWTGNTYLGLGPGAHSFDGNQRRWNFPSLLTYKTSLEDGKNYFETEKIDLTDSYNEYIMLAFRTKMGINLDYIDDKYGGIFTENTKNKLLLVPKDHLIIIKSNYSLNDAGFLFADKYASDFFINS; encoded by the coding sequence ATGCTCCCGGAATCTTCTATCTATATTCATTTCCCTTTTTGTAAATCGAAATGTTATTACTGTAATTTCTTTTCCGAAACAAATTCTGTAATTAAGCCTGAAGATTATATAAACCTTTTAATAAAAGAAGCGTCGCAACGGAATGATTATCTCAATAATTCCATTGTAAAATCAATATATTTAGGCGGTGGAACGCCATCGCTTTTCTCCCCCCAATTGATTTCGGAACTTCTAAATCGTCTTTACAAAATTTTTAATATTTCTGAAAATGCGGAAATTACAATTGAAGTCAATCCGGATGATATTACAGATGAATATGTAAAATTTCTGGCTTCAAATACGAAAATTAATAGAATAAGTATCGGAATACAAAGTTTTAATGATAAAGAATTGAAATTGATTAACAGAAGGCATTCCTCGCGGAAAGCCATGGAATCCCTCGAAATAATTTCAAAACATTTTGATAATTTCTCTCTGGATTTAATTTACGGATTACCATCCCAAGACTTAGAAAGTTTAAATCGAAATATAGAAATGGCATTAAGATTTAAGCCGAAACATATTTCAGTATATTCCTTGACTATAGAAAAAGGAACTCCTTTATTTAATGATATTCAAAAGAAAGAAATAAATATTCCCGGTGAAGATGATGAGGTAAATTTTTATTTTTTTATTGCTGACAGATTGAAAGAGAACGGATATGACCATTATGAAATTTCCAACTATTCTTTGGATGGATTTAAATCAAAACATAATTCTGCGTACTGGACAGGCAATACTTATCTCGGTTTAGGTCCCGGTGCTCATTCCTTTGATGGAAATCAAAGAAGATGGAATTTTCCTTCATTATTGACATATAAAACGAGTTTGGAAGATGGAAAAAACTACTTTGAAACGGAAAAAATAGACTTAACTGATTCGTATAATGAGTATATTATGCTTGCTTTTAGAACGAAAATGGGGATAAATCTGGATTATATTGATGATAAATATGGAGGTATTTTCACTGAAAATACTAAGAATAAATTATTATTAGTGCCTAAAGATCATTTAATTATAATTAAATCTAATTATTCGTTGAATGATGCTGGTTTCTTATTCGCAGATAAATATGCTTCCGACTTTTTTATTAATTCATAA
- a CDS encoding GH3 auxin-responsive promoter family protein has product MNMPLLGSLIKNAIELGGYQKQPVVDGTKVQKKVLKKLLKKSKNTLFGKQFDFSEILSSKDFISEFQKKVPNYDYDSIHEEWWNKAQQGISDVCWPGKIEHFALSSGTSGASSKYIPVSSSMVRQIKKISVRELLTLAQYDLPKDFFTKGALMLGGSTQLKYNGVYYEGDLSGISTGKIPIWFQRFYYPGKKISKEIDWQTKLNEIVKNAKDWDVAAIVGVPAWLQILMEQIIEHYNLKTIHDIWPNLKVFVHGGVSFKPYKTGFEKLLAHPLIYIETYLSSEGFLALQTRPNIDSMQLVLDNGIFFEFVPYTKDNFDNSGNIKKNPTTLTIDQVKEDEVYAILISTCAGAWRYLIGDTVKFTDLSRYEIQITGRTKHYLNVCGEHLSQANMNRAIELMEQELGVNIKEFSVAGIKHSRMFAHKWYIGTDDKLDAKQAREVMDKYLKELNDDYRVERIAAIREVFVEIYPSKVFYDYLELLGKTGGSFKFPRVLREQSLTNWEGYLSKIKNTSN; this is encoded by the coding sequence ATGAATATGCCTTTATTGGGATCATTGATAAAAAATGCAATAGAGCTTGGGGGCTACCAAAAACAACCAGTAGTTGACGGTACGAAAGTTCAAAAGAAGGTTCTAAAGAAACTTTTAAAAAAATCAAAAAATACATTATTCGGCAAACAGTTTGATTTTTCTGAAATTTTATCATCAAAAGATTTTATTTCAGAGTTTCAAAAAAAGGTTCCAAATTATGATTACGATTCAATCCATGAGGAGTGGTGGAACAAGGCACAGCAAGGTATTTCCGATGTTTGTTGGCCGGGCAAAATAGAACATTTTGCACTGAGTTCGGGAACATCCGGAGCTTCAAGTAAATATATTCCTGTTTCTTCTAGTATGGTCAGGCAAATTAAGAAGATTTCGGTTAGAGAATTATTAACCCTTGCACAATATGACCTCCCCAAAGATTTCTTTACTAAGGGAGCTCTTATGCTCGGCGGCAGCACTCAGCTGAAATACAATGGAGTATATTATGAAGGAGATTTATCGGGTATCAGTACCGGGAAAATTCCTATCTGGTTTCAAAGATTTTATTATCCCGGCAAAAAAATCTCCAAAGAAATCGATTGGCAAACAAAACTCAATGAGATTGTAAAAAATGCTAAAGATTGGGATGTTGCCGCTATTGTAGGTGTTCCGGCGTGGTTACAAATACTTATGGAGCAAATCATTGAACATTACAATTTAAAGACAATCCACGATATTTGGCCAAATTTGAAAGTATTTGTTCACGGTGGTGTTTCGTTTAAACCGTATAAAACCGGTTTTGAGAAATTACTTGCTCATCCGCTTATTTATATTGAAACGTACCTTTCTTCAGAAGGTTTCTTGGCTTTACAAACAAGACCTAATATAGATTCAATGCAATTGGTTCTTGACAACGGAATCTTTTTTGAATTTGTTCCTTATACTAAGGATAATTTTGATAATTCTGGAAATATCAAAAAGAATCCGACTACGCTTACAATTGATCAAGTAAAAGAAGATGAGGTTTATGCTATTCTGATTTCGACTTGCGCCGGTGCATGGAGGTATCTGATAGGCGATACTGTAAAATTTACGGATTTAAGCAGGTACGAAATTCAAATAACCGGCAGAACCAAACACTATTTGAACGTTTGCGGAGAGCATTTAAGTCAGGCTAATATGAATAGAGCCATTGAACTTATGGAACAAGAACTTGGAGTAAACATAAAAGAATTTTCTGTTGCCGGAATTAAACACAGCAGAATGTTTGCACATAAATGGTATATAGGTACTGATGATAAATTAGATGCGAAACAGGCAAGAGAAGTAATGGATAAATACCTAAAAGAATTGAATGACGATTATAGGGTAGAAAGAATTGCCGCAATTCGTGAGGTTTTCGTTGAAATATATCCTTCAAAGGTTTTTTATGATTATTTGGAGTTGTTGGGAAAAACAGGAGGATCATTTAAATTTCCAAGAGTTCTTAGGGAGCAATCGCTTACCAATTGGGAAGGCTATTTAAGTAAAATAAAAAATACATCTAATTAA
- a CDS encoding thioredoxin family protein, with product MKLKNLLFVFALFISANLFAQIYEPVKWNFTAEKISDTDYNLIFKATIDKHWHLYSQDIPEDAGPIPTTFVFEESANYQLIGTTFEPKPEEEWDPNFEVVLKYFSDEVNFVQAVKVLTNEQVVVKGYLEFMSCDDKQCTPPEIIEFEIPVLETAGDNTAQTTVDEDSDQNTKKTSLWRIFFLGIVGGLVALVTPCVWPMIPMTISFFLKSSEKKGKGIKNAVYYGISIIVIYVALGLAITLIFGADALNALATNPWFNVAFFLLLVVFAASFLGAFEITLPSKWVNKMDSKAENSRGFFGIFFMAFTLVLVSFSCTGPIIGTLLVEAVTNGVLAPLVGMTGFAFALAIPFTLFAIFPSWLSSMPKSGGWMNSIKVVLGFLELALALKFLSVADLTMHWGILDRETFLALWIVIFALLGFYLLGKIRFKHDSELQTIGVGRFSLALISLAFAVYMIPGLWGAPLKAISAFAPPMYTQDFDINKIVRENSRNVAVVSTGTTTPTGNVTGCAEKPKFSDFLHLPDGLHGYFDYDEGLACAKALNKPVFIDFTGHGCVNCRNMEAAVWIDPQVRKLLDEEFVLIALYVDDKTPLPEDEVTTVEFGGKKRNIKTIGNKWSYYQASKFGANSQPFYLLLDTDGNLLADPYVYDLNVDKFVKFLNSGLQEFKNR from the coding sequence ATGAAACTTAAAAACTTACTTTTTGTTTTTGCTCTTTTTATTTCGGCAAATTTATTTGCTCAAATTTATGAACCCGTAAAATGGAACTTTACAGCAGAAAAAATCAGTGATACTGACTACAATTTAATTTTTAAAGCAACAATTGATAAACATTGGCATTTGTATTCTCAAGATATCCCCGAAGATGCCGGTCCGATTCCGACAACTTTTGTTTTTGAAGAATCTGCAAATTACCAACTTATAGGAACAACTTTCGAACCGAAACCCGAAGAAGAATGGGATCCGAATTTTGAAGTTGTTTTGAAGTATTTTTCAGATGAGGTAAATTTTGTTCAGGCTGTTAAAGTTCTTACTAATGAACAAGTTGTTGTTAAAGGTTACTTGGAATTTATGTCTTGTGACGATAAACAATGCACTCCTCCAGAAATTATCGAATTCGAAATTCCGGTTCTTGAAACGGCCGGTGATAATACCGCACAAACTACTGTTGATGAGGATTCGGATCAAAACACAAAAAAAACTTCTTTATGGAGAATATTCTTTTTGGGAATTGTGGGAGGATTGGTTGCTCTTGTAACTCCATGTGTTTGGCCAATGATTCCGATGACAATCAGCTTTTTCTTGAAATCTTCAGAGAAAAAAGGAAAGGGAATTAAAAACGCCGTTTATTACGGAATTTCCATAATTGTTATTTATGTTGCTTTAGGACTTGCCATTACTTTGATTTTTGGTGCCGATGCTTTAAATGCTCTGGCAACAAATCCCTGGTTTAATGTTGCTTTCTTCCTTTTATTAGTTGTGTTTGCCGCCTCATTTTTAGGAGCTTTCGAAATAACTTTACCTTCTAAATGGGTAAATAAAATGGATAGCAAAGCGGAAAACAGCAGGGGATTCTTCGGTATTTTCTTTATGGCATTTACTCTTGTGCTCGTTTCTTTTTCTTGTACGGGGCCTATCATAGGCACTTTGCTTGTTGAAGCCGTAACCAATGGTGTATTAGCTCCTTTAGTGGGAATGACGGGTTTTGCATTTGCCTTGGCGATACCATTTACATTGTTTGCAATATTTCCGTCATGGCTCAGTTCGATGCCTAAATCCGGCGGTTGGATGAACTCAATAAAAGTAGTACTTGGTTTCTTGGAGCTTGCGTTAGCTCTCAAATTCTTATCGGTGGCAGATCTTACCATGCATTGGGGAATTCTCGATAGAGAAACTTTCCTTGCTTTATGGATAGTAATTTTTGCTTTATTAGGATTTTATTTGCTTGGCAAAATCAGGTTTAAACATGATAGCGAATTACAAACTATTGGTGTGGGAAGGTTTTCATTAGCATTGATTTCACTTGCTTTTGCGGTTTATATGATTCCCGGACTTTGGGGCGCACCTCTTAAAGCAATCTCGGCTTTTGCTCCCCCAATGTACACTCAAGATTTTGATATAAATAAAATAGTCAGGGAAAATTCTCGTAATGTTGCTGTAGTAAGTACCGGAACAACAACTCCTACCGGTAATGTTACCGGCTGTGCGGAAAAACCGAAATTCAGTGATTTTCTACATCTGCCCGATGGTTTGCACGGTTATTTCGATTATGATGAAGGTCTGGCTTGTGCGAAAGCTCTTAACAAACCCGTATTTATAGATTTTACAGGTCATGGTTGTGTGAATTGTCGAAATATGGAAGCCGCGGTTTGGATTGATCCTCAGGTTAGAAAACTTTTAGATGAAGAGTTTGTTTTAATTGCCTTATATGTTGATGATAAAACTCCTCTTCCCGAAGACGAAGTTACAACAGTTGAATTTGGCGGAAAGAAAAGAAATATAAAGACTATCGGGAATAAATGGAGTTATTATCAAGCTTCTAAGTTTGGTGCAAATTCTCAACCTTTCTATCTTTTACTTGATACTGATGGTAATTTACTGGCGGATCCTTATGTTTACGATTTAAATGTAGATAAATTCGTTAAATTCTTAAATTCCGGTCTTCAGGAGTTTAAAAACAGATAA